The Streptosporangiales bacterium DNA segment GAAGGTCCAGAGGAACAGCACGAGCACCAGCACCAGGTTGACCGGCCGCAGCATCGGCAGCGTCAGCCTCCTGAACTGCTGCCACATGCCGGCGCCGTCGACCTCGGCGGCCTCGTACAGCTCGTCGGGGATCGACTGCAGGCCCGCCATCAGGGTGAGCAGCGCGAACGGCCACAGCCGCCAGACCGAGACGACGACGATGCTCGCGAACGCGTTGTCGCCGAGCAGCCAGAACGTCGTGCCGTCGGTGATGCCGAGCTGGTCGAGCAGATGGTTGAGCATGCCGTCGTCGCGCGCGAGCATGAACTTCCACGTGATGACCGCGGCGTAGACCGGGATCGCGTACGGCACGAGGAACAGCGTGCGGAGCACGCCGCGTCCGGGAAACCTCCGCTGCAGCAGCGTCGCCCCGAAGATGCCGAGCAGCCACGACAACCCGACGACCAGCAGCGTGTACCCGACCGTCACCCCGAACGACACCAGCATGCCCCTGCCGATGCCACCGTTGACGTCGATCGCGAGGCGGTAGTTCTCGACGCCGACGAACGGCGCCTCCAGCCAGCGCCTGAGGAAGAACACGTTGAGCCGCAGGACGCTCATCACGATCCCGGCGAGCATCGGGATCACGTGGACGAGCAACTCGAACAGGATCGCCGGCGCGAGGAACGCGTACGGCAGCCAGCGTGGGTACAACCGCTTCGCGCGGCCGCGTACCGGCGGGGACGGCCGGTCGTCACCACCAAGGGTGACGCCGGTCGTCCCCGCGGCACTGCTGCTCACGCTCAGCTCCCGCCGCTCTTCATCTTCTCCTGTGCGTTCTCCAGCGTCTTGCGCACGTCGGCGTCGGTGACCGACTTGCCGGTGGCGGCCCTGGCGATGAGATCCTTCATGCCGTTGCCGACGGTGGTCTCGAACTGGCTCTCGTTGGCGATCATCGGCATCGGCGCCGCCGTCTTGGCGAGCACGTCGACGAACACCTTGTTCTCCGGTGTCTGGAAGTCGGGGTGCTGCGACGCCTCCTGCGTGACCGGCAGCGCGCCGAACGACTTGTTCAGCGAGACCTGCGTGTCCTTGCTCGTCATGAAGTCGACGAACTTCAGCGCGCCCT contains these protein-coding regions:
- a CDS encoding ABC transporter permease subunit encodes the protein MLAGIVMSVLRLNVFFLRRWLEAPFVGVENYRLAIDVNGGIGRGMLVSFGVTVGYTLLVVGLSWLLGIFGATLLQRRFPGRGVLRTLFLVPYAIPVYAAVITWKFMLARDDGMLNHLLDQLGITDGTTFWLLGDNAFASIVVVSVWRLWPFALLTLMAGLQSIPDELYEAAEVDGAGMWQQFRRLTLPMLRPVNLVLVLVLFLWTFNDFNIPYTLFANSVPPAANVITMYVYQGSFQTWNFGLGSAMSVLLLGFLLVVTLLYLVLTSRRSRHA